In Halovivax gelatinilyticus, the following are encoded in one genomic region:
- a CDS encoding phytoene/squalene synthase family protein: protein MATPTVDEGDDPVAAARRVHRRTGPTFYLATRLFPARVRRETYVLYGFFRLADEVVDDPDRTDPAAQRRELDRIERAALGREPTDDPILAAFADLRERYDLPAREVETFVDAMRMDVERDRYESHDDLAAYLRGSSVAVANVMLAVMGPDDPDAARPHAAALAEAFQLTNFLRDVREDVQDYGRVYLPQDRLAAAGTSDAQIRSLTCTEAVADAISAELERTEKRYAEGVEGIQHLPRDCQFPVLLAAVCYADHHRAIRDRDYDVLSSRPTLSRSRRLALLARTWWHWHRTADPVATFVRASSIPTVETLSTPEPARSRCSIRRFFRA from the coding sequence GTGGCTACACCGACAGTCGACGAAGGGGACGATCCAGTCGCCGCTGCCAGGCGGGTTCACCGACGTACCGGCCCGACGTTCTACCTGGCGACGCGACTCTTTCCGGCGCGCGTTCGACGCGAGACGTACGTTCTGTACGGGTTCTTCCGACTCGCAGACGAGGTCGTCGACGATCCGGATCGAACCGACCCGGCCGCCCAGCGTCGCGAACTCGACCGAATCGAGCGAGCGGCGCTCGGTCGCGAGCCGACCGACGATCCGATCCTCGCCGCGTTCGCCGACCTCAGAGAGCGGTACGACCTTCCCGCGCGCGAAGTCGAGACGTTCGTCGACGCGATGCGAATGGACGTCGAACGCGACCGATACGAGAGTCACGACGACCTCGCCGCCTACCTTCGCGGATCGTCGGTCGCCGTGGCGAACGTGATGCTGGCCGTGATGGGGCCCGACGACCCCGACGCGGCCCGTCCCCACGCGGCGGCGCTCGCCGAGGCGTTCCAGCTCACGAACTTCCTTCGCGACGTCCGCGAGGACGTCCAGGACTACGGCCGCGTCTATCTCCCGCAAGACCGGCTGGCGGCTGCCGGAACGTCGGACGCACAGATTCGGTCGTTAACGTGCACCGAGGCCGTCGCCGACGCGATCTCCGCCGAACTGGAACGGACCGAGAAACGCTACGCCGAGGGCGTCGAGGGCATCCAACACCTTCCACGAGACTGTCAGTTCCCCGTCCTCCTGGCTGCGGTGTGCTACGCCGATCACCACCGGGCGATCCGTGATCGCGACTACGACGTTCTCTCGTCTCGACCGACGCTGTCGCGGTCGCGTCGACTCGCGTTGCTGGCGCGCACCTGGTGGCACTGGCACCGCACGGCCGATCCGGTGGCGACGTTCGTCCGGGCGTCGTCGATCCCGACGGTGGAGACCCTGTCGACGCCCGAACCCGCGCGATCGAGGTGTTCGATTCGTCGGTTCTTCCGCGCGTAG
- a CDS encoding bacterio-opsin activator domain-containing protein, which yields MDLAPDRARLALDNVPLNVALLDETGTIRASNASWKRFGRANDIQTAPDAVGENYLEITRRADDRYADAAADGIEAVLSGERVTFSLEYPCHSPDERRWFLMHAGGVTADDTRYAIVAHQNITERREAEREARREHERLAHLVDRLSGLVRDVTDELLGASTREAVERILCRRLVETDAYDAAWVGRTTLGTDRLAVTAVAGDAFVDRTDEASVIELRDGHPLADVANGRTPLDVRARDAGGSNARWQTVTTSLLDSEATTEAVAEALPAGGLVAVAIGTDETCYGVLVAYAAEGTLPADPELAVLESIGATAGAVVDAIERRRWLVDDGVTELGVTIADPAFVFVRLADAIAGELTYLGATYRADGSLLAFVAADADESAMTDAIGPVESIASVTSLGGGDEARFQLRLTETDLVDALGDRGGTIRRLVATPDRATVTIDVAPGSPPRAVHDVLTARYDAVDVRHFHERTSPATRSTFVQTLTDQLTERQREAIQTAYLAGFYDEPRAATGDDLAESMDISRATFHQHRRAAERTLLGALFEDTHTDAPDRT from the coding sequence ATGGATCTAGCCCCCGATCGGGCGCGGCTCGCGCTCGACAACGTACCGTTGAACGTGGCGCTACTCGACGAGACGGGGACGATCAGGGCGTCGAACGCCTCCTGGAAGCGATTCGGTCGGGCGAACGACATCCAGACGGCGCCGGACGCCGTCGGCGAGAACTACCTCGAGATCACTCGACGCGCCGACGATCGGTACGCCGACGCGGCCGCCGACGGGATCGAGGCGGTCCTTTCGGGTGAACGAGTCACGTTCTCGCTCGAGTATCCCTGTCACTCCCCCGACGAGCGTCGGTGGTTTCTGATGCACGCCGGTGGCGTCACCGCCGACGACACTCGCTACGCGATCGTCGCTCACCAGAACATCACCGAGCGACGGGAGGCCGAACGCGAGGCCAGACGCGAACACGAGCGTCTGGCCCACCTCGTCGATCGACTCTCCGGGCTGGTTCGAGACGTCACGGACGAACTGCTCGGTGCGTCGACGCGCGAGGCGGTCGAGCGGATCCTCTGTCGTCGGCTGGTCGAGACGGACGCCTACGACGCCGCCTGGGTCGGGCGAACGACCCTCGGGACCGACCGACTCGCGGTGACGGCCGTCGCCGGCGACGCGTTCGTCGATCGGACGGACGAGGCGTCCGTGATCGAGTTACGCGACGGGCATCCCCTCGCCGACGTCGCGAACGGGCGGACGCCGCTCGACGTGCGCGCTCGCGACGCCGGCGGGTCTAACGCCCGGTGGCAGACGGTCACCACCTCGCTGCTCGATTCCGAGGCGACGACGGAGGCCGTGGCCGAGGCGCTTCCGGCCGGCGGACTCGTCGCCGTCGCGATCGGGACCGACGAGACGTGTTACGGCGTCCTCGTCGCTTACGCGGCCGAGGGGACGCTTCCGGCCGATCCGGAACTGGCCGTCCTCGAGTCGATCGGGGCGACCGCGGGGGCGGTCGTCGACGCGATCGAGCGCCGTCGCTGGCTCGTCGACGACGGCGTGACGGAACTCGGCGTGACGATCGCCGATCCCGCGTTCGTCTTCGTTCGACTCGCCGACGCGATAGCCGGCGAGCTCACCTATCTGGGCGCCACCTACCGCGCCGACGGGTCCCTCCTCGCGTTCGTCGCGGCCGACGCCGACGAATCGGCGATGACGGACGCGATCGGTCCCGTGGAGTCTATCGCGTCGGTGACGTCGCTGGGTGGCGGCGACGAGGCGCGCTTTCAACTCCGGCTGACCGAGACCGACCTGGTCGACGCCCTCGGCGATCGCGGCGGAACGATTCGTCGTCTCGTCGCGACACCCGACCGGGCGACGGTGACGATCGACGTGGCACCGGGTTCACCGCCTCGGGCCGTTCACGACGTGCTTACGGCTCGTTACGATGCTGTCGATGTGCGTCACTTTCACGAGCGAACCTCGCCGGCGACGCGATCGACGTTCGTCCAGACGCTCACCGACCAGCTCACCGAGCGCCAGCGCGAAGCGATACAAACGGCCTACCTCGCCGGCTTTTACGACGAACCACGCGCGGCGACCGGCGACGACCTCGCGGAGTCGATGGACATCTCGCGGGCGACCTTTCACCAGCACCGACGCGCCGCTGAGCGGACGCTCCTGGGCGCGCTTTTCGAGGACACTCACACCGACGCACCCGACCGTACCTAG
- a CDS encoding MogA/MoaB family molybdenum cofactor biosynthesis protein, giving the protein MTADDRRGTDEHGHDVIDPLYVAIVTVSSSRATGEADPDDPGGDTIAACFEAEGHEVRERVLVRDDYAAIRSAVRSLVSDREIDVVVTTGGTGVTADDVSPEATASLFERELPGFGELFRMLSWEEVGTRAMASRATAGIAVDTPVFCLPGSTNACRTACEQLIVPEAPHLAGLATAHRGELEETTLDAYER; this is encoded by the coding sequence ATGACCGCAGACGACCGACGAGGTACGGACGAGCACGGCCACGACGTCATCGACCCGCTGTACGTCGCGATCGTGACGGTCTCGAGTTCGCGCGCGACCGGCGAGGCCGACCCGGACGACCCCGGCGGCGACACGATCGCAGCGTGCTTCGAAGCCGAGGGCCACGAGGTGCGCGAGCGCGTCCTGGTGCGCGACGACTACGCTGCCATCCGGTCGGCGGTGCGATCGTTGGTGAGTGATCGCGAGATCGACGTCGTCGTAACCACCGGCGGAACGGGCGTCACCGCCGACGACGTCTCCCCGGAAGCGACGGCGTCGCTGTTCGAACGCGAGCTCCCCGGCTTCGGCGAGCTGTTCAGGATGCTGTCGTGGGAGGAAGTCGGCACCCGCGCGATGGCCTCCAGGGCGACCGCGGGGATCGCCGTCGACACGCCCGTGTTCTGTCTGCCCGGAAGTACGAACGCCTGTCGAACCGCGTGTGAGCAGTTGATCGTTCCGGAAGCGCCGCATCTTGCTGGGTTGGCGACTGCGCATCGCGGGGAACTAGAGGAGACGACGCTGGACGCGTACGAGCGGTAG
- a CDS encoding nucleotidyltransferase domain-containing protein: protein MGVTLRLPLPDEQVFRYGAMDDIVEILARNPTEEFSNRELQRLTDYGGPSVSKALSLLEAMGLVIEKDAGNRTLYRIDERRLRGSDDPLLQIPQAEFREPLRRFVERATAEVPSVVGILCFGSVARGEADRASDVDVFVLVGEDEDPVSARRTVSDVAGDLQTEAIDGDRYEFEVFVESPESARRRGADLRPILQEGTPLVESETLRRVTRDVFGVAE from the coding sequence ATGGGCGTCACACTACGACTCCCGCTCCCGGACGAGCAGGTCTTCCGGTACGGGGCGATGGACGACATCGTCGAGATACTCGCCCGGAACCCGACCGAGGAGTTCTCGAACCGCGAGCTCCAGCGGTTGACGGACTACGGCGGACCGAGCGTCTCGAAGGCGCTCTCGCTGCTCGAAGCGATGGGGCTGGTCATCGAGAAGGACGCCGGAAACCGGACGCTCTACCGGATCGACGAGCGCCGGCTGCGGGGATCCGACGATCCGCTCCTCCAAATTCCGCAGGCGGAGTTTCGCGAGCCGTTGCGGCGATTCGTCGAGCGAGCGACCGCGGAAGTGCCCTCGGTCGTCGGGATCCTCTGCTTCGGCAGCGTGGCGCGCGGCGAAGCGGACCGCGCGAGCGACGTCGACGTCTTCGTCCTCGTGGGCGAAGACGAGGATCCGGTATCGGCTCGGCGAACGGTTTCGGACGTCGCCGGGGATCTCCAGACGGAGGCGATCGACGGCGACCGATACGAGTTCGAGGTCTTCGTCGAGTCACCCGAAAGCGCTCGAAGGCGCGGAGCGGACCTACGCCCGATATTACAGGAGGGAACGCCCCTGGTCGAGAGCGAGACGCTCCGGCGGGTGACGCGGGACGTCTTCGGGGTGGCGGAATGA
- a CDS encoding AAA family ATPase — MERGNRVIRDHVEEGRELHFFSMEEDGVRYVGQYLYAGHFIEELPDAQGNQRDAIRFKLVPIEETNGEPIDPTVYQVPVKTGDGPIRTNFDRTIVDGVDRDLIETVYEPPINHDTLRVWGNQSTEPAEEGDYLLFADRDGRHGGEYTLLARVSHATVLDDETAAAFTDAVGWGEVTDRIFPHVMFLDPVYEADCDRSSVWDTLGYGGWPNDTYSAINFDRRDGSFDEEYDSIRGFVEEIQGRKVYPEPSMPVYDSLAAACNDVRTKRPKTRSQADDLIAQIGEAVIEDWSRALDGFRPSDDVSPARAATFDQVRSVYESMEADLETRAGDLGTGTLHPFTPAQTLFLAIVRNAQDEVGVPGGPLNQPRLNSIFNDTYSLDEPDEPESASEAAHPVLEYLRDDRPAVYKFTAPPDYWLPSVEYGSVSFEDRHQKRWDEIEQGDLALLYSRAEPSTDEFDDQQAGLIGVGILGEKYEKDDPWWWDEYEDDKEFSMIVSFDRLFLTGEISAIDTSLGIDEKDRSTINRELRALTANCLLTDEANTICLETSQTAFPAQGMFARFRTDDGEIDYDRPRALIKAMAADLDEVPTVNVHKPFEGALTDHEDEILKGLHFPGEQGREILESVETSLNAGKHVLLTGPPGTGKTEIAERVCDHLIEHHPYLFSDFEMTTATADWSTFDTVGGYMPTEDDETESDLSFTPGIVLNRLKNNRTGVQSNELTIIDELNRADIDKAFGQLFTLLSGQSVQLPYTVEGEEVELATYEDVDTLADPHQYIVPNSWRIFATMNAYDKTSLYEMSYAFMRRFAFVRVPAPELEEPTSQEDPAADLVHEYARAWELDVGPTRAAAVGRVWRQTNSAVEERAIGPAIIEDVLQYVSQHPDDEIERHLTQAVVSYIFPQLEGVPKRKTIVGQLASVPDLDRSLLEAAAREMLQVTLAENE, encoded by the coding sequence ATGGAACGGGGGAATCGAGTGATTCGAGATCACGTCGAGGAGGGAAGGGAACTGCATTTCTTTTCGATGGAAGAAGATGGTGTTCGGTACGTCGGGCAATACCTCTACGCCGGTCACTTCATCGAGGAACTCCCGGATGCGCAAGGGAACCAGCGAGACGCGATACGGTTCAAACTCGTGCCGATCGAAGAAACGAACGGCGAACCGATCGACCCCACTGTCTACCAGGTTCCCGTGAAAACCGGCGACGGTCCGATCCGAACCAACTTCGACCGAACGATCGTCGACGGTGTCGACCGAGATCTGATCGAAACCGTCTACGAGCCCCCGATCAACCACGACACGCTTCGCGTCTGGGGGAACCAATCAACCGAACCAGCCGAAGAAGGTGATTACCTACTGTTCGCCGATCGCGACGGACGACACGGCGGCGAGTACACGCTTCTGGCCCGCGTCTCTCACGCGACGGTTCTGGATGATGAGACGGCCGCAGCGTTCACGGACGCCGTCGGCTGGGGCGAAGTCACCGACAGGATCTTCCCGCACGTCATGTTCTTAGACCCGGTGTACGAGGCCGACTGCGATCGCTCATCCGTTTGGGACACGCTCGGGTACGGTGGGTGGCCGAACGATACCTATAGCGCGATCAACTTCGACCGACGTGACGGGTCATTCGACGAAGAGTACGACTCGATCCGGGGGTTCGTCGAGGAGATCCAGGGACGAAAAGTGTATCCAGAACCATCCATGCCAGTGTACGACTCGCTCGCGGCGGCCTGTAACGATGTACGAACGAAGCGACCGAAGACGCGATCACAGGCGGACGACTTGATTGCCCAAATTGGCGAGGCAGTCATCGAGGACTGGTCCCGAGCGCTCGATGGGTTCCGGCCGTCGGACGACGTCTCACCAGCGAGAGCGGCGACGTTCGATCAGGTTCGGTCGGTCTACGAGTCCATGGAAGCCGACCTCGAGACCAGGGCTGGCGACCTCGGAACGGGGACGCTCCATCCCTTCACGCCCGCACAGACGCTGTTCCTCGCAATCGTTCGCAACGCACAGGATGAAGTCGGTGTCCCTGGTGGACCGCTCAACCAGCCCAGACTCAACAGCATCTTCAACGATACGTACTCCCTCGACGAACCGGACGAACCAGAATCCGCGTCGGAGGCAGCTCACCCCGTTCTCGAGTATCTCAGAGACGACCGACCGGCCGTCTACAAGTTCACCGCACCGCCCGATTACTGGCTCCCGTCCGTCGAGTACGGCTCAGTCTCCTTCGAAGATAGACACCAAAAGCGATGGGATGAGATCGAACAGGGTGACCTCGCACTACTTTACTCCCGTGCAGAGCCGTCGACTGACGAGTTCGACGATCAGCAAGCCGGGCTGATCGGCGTTGGGATACTCGGCGAGAAATACGAGAAAGACGATCCGTGGTGGTGGGACGAATACGAAGATGACAAGGAATTCTCGATGATCGTGAGTTTCGATCGACTATTTCTTACCGGCGAGATCAGCGCCATCGACACCAGCCTCGGTATCGACGAAAAGGACCGTTCGACGATTAACCGTGAACTCCGTGCGCTCACTGCAAACTGTTTGCTGACCGACGAGGCGAACACGATCTGTTTGGAGACTTCCCAGACGGCGTTCCCGGCTCAGGGGATGTTCGCTAGGTTCCGCACCGACGACGGCGAGATCGATTACGACCGACCGCGCGCTCTGATCAAGGCCATGGCCGCAGATCTCGACGAAGTCCCTACGGTTAACGTTCACAAGCCCTTCGAAGGCGCCCTCACTGATCACGAAGACGAGATCCTCAAAGGACTCCATTTTCCTGGGGAACAGGGTCGGGAAATCCTCGAGAGCGTCGAAACATCACTCAACGCGGGTAAGCACGTGCTCCTCACCGGTCCGCCCGGCACCGGCAAGACGGAGATTGCCGAGCGCGTCTGCGATCATCTGATCGAGCACCACCCCTACCTCTTCTCGGACTTCGAGATGACGACTGCCACGGCCGACTGGTCGACGTTCGACACCGTGGGCGGTTACATGCCGACGGAAGACGACGAGACAGAGAGCGATCTCTCGTTCACGCCGGGGATCGTGCTCAACCGTCTCAAAAACAACCGAACGGGTGTCCAATCGAACGAGCTTACCATCATCGACGAGCTCAACCGGGCGGACATCGACAAGGCATTCGGTCAGCTCTTCACCCTACTTTCCGGCCAGTCCGTCCAGCTTCCCTATACCGTCGAGGGAGAGGAAGTAGAGCTGGCGACCTACGAGGACGTCGACACGCTTGCCGATCCCCACCAGTACATCGTTCCCAATTCCTGGCGCATCTTCGCGACGATGAACGCCTACGACAAGACGTCGCTCTACGAGATGAGTTACGCGTTCATGCGCCGGTTCGCGTTCGTTCGGGTACCGGCGCCCGAACTCGAAGAGCCAACGTCACAAGAAGACCCTGCCGCCGATCTCGTTCACGAGTACGCCAGGGCGTGGGAGCTCGATGTCGGCCCGACGAGAGCGGCCGCTGTCGGTCGCGTGTGGCGCCAAACCAACTCGGCAGTCGAGGAGCGAGCTATCGGGCCAGCGATTATCGAGGACGTTCTCCAATACGTCTCACAACACCCCGACGACGAGATCGAACGCCACCTCACTCAAGCGGTGGTTAGCTACATCTTCCCGCAATTGGAGGGAGTCCCGAAGCGAAAGACGATCGTGGGACAGCTCGCCAGTGTGCCGGATCTTGACCGGTCGTTGCTCGAAGCCGCCGCTCGAGAGATGCTCCAGGTGACGCTCGCCGAAAATGAATAA
- a CDS encoding nucleotidyltransferase domain-containing protein → MNTDTVQSTGECEGTHICLPIPLGDRDAFRYRATTDILHVLADNPDATFSNRELHRLTGNGLSNVNAAVLSLEALGVIRVDRDGRANSVRINPAKLVRSDDPVTTISQSEYHEPVRAALNRLVDRVGDDAAIVLFGSVARGDADRASDIDVFVVVDDGRMAAQRAAHGIEEEIASESFDGDRFEPHIVVETRDSAVTHDRIRDVLVEGITLHDAPVLDAVKEEVVTDGA, encoded by the coding sequence ATGAACACCGATACCGTTCAATCAACGGGCGAATGCGAGGGGACCCATATCTGTCTCCCGATCCCGCTCGGTGACCGTGACGCGTTCCGGTACCGCGCGACGACTGACATCCTCCACGTACTCGCGGATAACCCCGACGCGACCTTCTCGAACCGCGAGCTTCACAGGCTGACCGGAAACGGGCTGTCGAACGTGAACGCCGCCGTCCTCTCGCTCGAAGCGCTCGGCGTCATTCGTGTAGACCGCGACGGTCGGGCAAATTCCGTGCGGATCAACCCGGCGAAACTCGTTCGGAGCGACGATCCAGTTACCACGATCTCACAATCCGAGTACCACGAGCCGGTTCGGGCCGCGTTGAACCGGCTCGTAGATCGCGTCGGTGATGACGCAGCAATTGTGTTGTTCGGGAGTGTCGCTCGCGGCGACGCCGACCGAGCGAGCGATATCGACGTATTCGTCGTCGTCGATGATGGTCGAATGGCGGCCCAGCGAGCGGCTCACGGCATCGAAGAGGAAATCGCGTCGGAATCGTTCGACGGAGATCGGTTCGAACCGCACATCGTTGTCGAGACGCGCGACTCGGCGGTGACGCACGACCGAATCCGCGACGTGCTCGTAGAGGGGATTACGCTGCACGACGCCCCGGTCCTCGACGCGGTGAAAGAGGAGGTGGTCACGGATGGGGCTTGA
- a CDS encoding type II toxin-antitoxin system RelE family toxin, with translation MRTWTWQFRAPAKRTDDGLDDHAKRRITDKLDEIVTDQWRDPDEYLESLTGVPHSNLRIGQFRLGADCNHTENVLDIYSIERRGGAYNLGDD, from the coding sequence GTGAGGACGTGGACGTGGCAGTTTCGCGCGCCCGCCAAGCGCACCGACGACGGGCTCGACGATCACGCCAAACGTCGGATCACCGACAAACTCGACGAGATCGTCACGGATCAGTGGCGCGATCCGGACGAGTACCTCGAATCGTTGACTGGTGTCCCACACTCGAATCTCCGAATCGGCCAGTTCCGACTCGGGGCTGACTGTAATCATACCGAAAACGTTCTCGACATCTACTCCATCGAGCGTCGTGGTGGCGCGTACAACCTCGGTGACGATTGA
- a CDS encoding ATP-binding protein has translation MVEFVNREAELSRLRTLYESDAAELAVIYGRRRLGKTELVKQSLEGYDDAVVYQAKQKTSALQLEQFVEIAAESHPGVMQIRADWEAVLGYLAEQDAIVVLDEFPYLVEQDRSLPSTLQAMFDHELDESATTIVLVGSSISMMEEAALLGNSPLYGRSRVKLDVRQLPFAAAMEFFDGAYTADEQVCAWGIFGGAPYYLETVDPEAPLAATVQRTILSRHGSLHDEPDYVLRMELTEPTRYFSILEAIAGGSTSRNEIAGTTGIEYNQLSKYLNRLGRLRLIDRRVPVTEKIERSKRSRYHIRDPFFRFWFHFVYGTGDRYDELGDDAYEALVEPELADFVSQSFEELCRSALRTLYPEYTITDAGRWWYGEHEIDVVGLTTEETLLVGECKFQRSPLGYDAFSNLQRHADELRWTPDSGATRDERYALFSRSGFKPSVAEAATERDDLRLFTVDDVVSALQS, from the coding sequence ATGGTCGAGTTCGTCAATCGCGAAGCGGAGCTCTCCCGGCTCCGTACGCTCTACGAATCGGACGCGGCGGAACTCGCGGTGATCTACGGTCGGCGGCGTCTCGGTAAGACCGAACTCGTCAAGCAATCGCTCGAGGGGTACGACGACGCCGTCGTCTACCAGGCGAAACAGAAAACGAGCGCGCTACAACTAGAGCAGTTCGTCGAGATTGCCGCAGAGTCCCACCCGGGCGTGATGCAAATTCGAGCGGACTGGGAAGCCGTGCTCGGGTATCTTGCCGAACAGGACGCGATAGTGGTCCTCGACGAGTTTCCCTACCTCGTCGAACAGGACCGAAGCCTCCCGTCGACACTCCAGGCGATGTTCGACCACGAACTCGACGAGTCGGCGACGACAATCGTGCTCGTCGGCTCGTCGATCAGCATGATGGAGGAAGCCGCCCTGCTCGGGAATAGCCCGCTCTACGGCCGATCCAGGGTGAAACTCGACGTGAGGCAGCTCCCGTTCGCCGCCGCGATGGAATTCTTCGACGGCGCGTACACGGCGGACGAACAGGTGTGTGCGTGGGGTATCTTCGGCGGTGCACCCTACTACCTCGAAACGGTCGATCCGGAAGCGCCGCTGGCGGCAACCGTCCAGCGAACGATCCTCTCCAGACACGGCTCGCTCCACGACGAACCCGACTACGTGCTGCGAATGGAGCTGACGGAACCGACGCGATACTTCTCGATTCTCGAAGCGATCGCGGGCGGGAGTACGAGTCGCAACGAGATTGCGGGGACGACGGGTATCGAATACAATCAACTCTCGAAGTATCTGAACCGACTCGGTCGACTGCGACTGATCGACCGGCGCGTCCCGGTTACGGAGAAAATTGAACGAAGCAAGCGAAGTCGGTACCACATCCGCGACCCGTTCTTTCGCTTCTGGTTCCACTTCGTCTACGGGACGGGAGATCGGTACGACGAACTCGGCGACGACGCGTACGAGGCGCTCGTCGAACCCGAGCTGGCCGACTTCGTCAGTCAATCGTTCGAGGAACTGTGTCGGTCCGCGCTTCGAACGCTCTATCCGGAGTACACGATCACGGACGCCGGACGATGGTGGTACGGCGAGCACGAGATCGACGTCGTCGGGTTGACGACCGAGGAGACGCTGCTCGTCGGCGAGTGCAAGTTCCAGCGATCGCCGCTCGGCTACGACGCGTTTTCGAATTTACAGCGCCACGCCGACGAACTGCGATGGACGCCCGACTCGGGTGCCACGCGAGACGAACGATACGCGCTGTTCTCCCGTAGCGGATTCAAACCGTCCGTGGCGGAAGCCGCCACGGAACGCGACGACCTCCGGCTGTTCACCGTCGACGACGTCGTTTCGGCGCTGCAATCGTAG
- a CDS encoding DUF6653 family protein — translation MDTIDSMDRFFWSRHANPASVWTFVAAYPTLVLAIYRRDRPLLAGILLFVVINPLVSSPPKRDDAWATRVVLGERVWLEQGILSSKETLFTAACAPVFLYTIRSASRRDPVRTVGGTVASMVLMFVFFGRMVSLYETESGLRDAPTSN, via the coding sequence ATGGACACGATCGATTCGATGGATCGGTTCTTCTGGTCGCGCCACGCGAATCCGGCGAGCGTCTGGACGTTCGTCGCAGCGTACCCGACGCTCGTCCTGGCAATCTATCGTCGAGATCGACCGCTGCTGGCCGGGATACTCCTGTTCGTCGTCATCAATCCGCTCGTGTCCTCGCCGCCGAAACGCGACGATGCGTGGGCGACGCGCGTCGTGTTAGGCGAACGAGTGTGGCTCGAACAGGGAATCCTGTCCTCGAAGGAGACGCTGTTTACCGCCGCCTGTGCGCCGGTTTTTCTGTACACGATTCGATCAGCGAGTAGACGCGACCCCGTCCGAACGGTCGGTGGAACGGTCGCCTCGATGGTTCTCATGTTCGTCTTTTTCGGTCGAATGGTGAGCCTGTACGAGACCGAATCTGGCCTCCGAGATGCGCCGACTTCGAATTGA
- a CDS encoding class I SAM-dependent methyltransferase, with product MPIDESTREAYAHMAAENDDWSDDPHRRHVEWPATRSLLPDLDGLRVLEAGCGAGDYTEFFAEEGAEVVAVDATEAAVERTRERFDDDPVDVHHADLTEPLEFLDDGSVDLVVSQLVLEHISDWLPVFDEFARVLRTDGRFVFSTGNPVSGWVSPEDASDYFETEALTQDWGEMRPRNYRRPLAEHLNPLADAGFAIERFLEPTPDPAYESVDSETYERLTTVPRWECVRARVIE from the coding sequence GTGCCGATCGACGAGTCCACGCGCGAGGCCTACGCGCACATGGCGGCGGAGAACGACGACTGGAGCGACGATCCCCACCGACGCCACGTAGAGTGGCCGGCGACCCGCTCGTTGCTGCCGGATCTCGACGGCCTGCGCGTACTCGAAGCGGGCTGTGGGGCCGGCGACTACACGGAATTTTTCGCCGAAGAGGGTGCCGAGGTGGTCGCCGTCGACGCCACCGAGGCGGCGGTCGAACGAACGCGCGAGCGGTTCGACGACGACCCGGTCGATGTCCACCACGCGGACCTGACCGAGCCGCTCGAGTTTCTCGACGACGGGTCCGTCGATCTGGTTGTGAGCCAGCTCGTCCTCGAACACATCTCGGACTGGCTACCGGTCTTCGACGAGTTCGCGCGGGTCCTGCGGACGGACGGTCGATTCGTCTTCTCGACCGGTAACCCCGTCTCCGGGTGGGTGTCGCCGGAGGATGCGAGCGACTACTTCGAGACCGAAGCGCTCACCCAGGACTGGGGCGAGATGCGGCCTCGAAACTACCGTCGTCCGCTGGCGGAGCACCTGAATCCGCTCGCGGATGCCGGTTTCGCGATCGAACGCTTCCTCGAACCGACGCCGGATCCCGCCTACGAATCGGTCGATTCGGAGACGTACGAGCGCCTCACGACGGTGCCGCGCTGGGAGTGCGTCCGGGCACGGGTGATCGAGTGA